The following is a genomic window from Prosthecobacter vanneervenii.
CATGTAGCCGTAGTAGCCGTTGGCGAGCTCGACCATGAAGGATTTGGCGAAGGGGCTGCGCTTGCGGAATTCGACGCCGGTTTCGGCAAAGGTTTCCGTGGGGGTGGTGCCGATGCAGATGTCTCCGATGCGAAAGATCTGCACGGGAGCCTTGGTTTCCGGGCTGGCCTGGGCGAGACGCTGCACGCGGCCTGCGTAGGCGAGAGGGAGATCGGCCTTGCCCTGGATGCGCGGCGTCTTGGCCTCGATATCCTTGGCCCAGGCGATGAGTTCGGGATCTATCTTGCGCCAGGAGATGGGGAGCTCACGGTAACGGGCGGCGAGAGGAGCGCTGCTCTGCCAGGTGACTTTGGAGAGAGCTGCATTGACCTTGGCGGCGATGTCTTCGGCGACGTAACGCATCTGCTCATAGGGCTTTTTGCGCGGCTGAGGATTACGGAAGTTGATGTTGTTGGCGTCGCCGCTGGTGCCATTGGCCATGAGAGCAACGAAGGGAGGATCGTCATTGCCGCCGGATTGCAGGCGCTTGAGGGCTTCGCAGTACATGCCGTAGTAGTCTGCGGAGATGTCCGCGTCCTTCACTCCGCCGACGTAGTGGAGCGAGTAGGCGGAATAAACAGAGATCATGCGGCCGCCGGGTTCGCGCAGGGCGATGAAGGAGACGATGGGATCGGGCTCGCCCGCGGGCTCGATGAGCGCGGGATTGCCTGCGCCGGGGTTCATCTTGACCTTGTCGATCTTGCCAAAAGGATTGGGCGGCATTTTGTCCGGCTGAAGGAACCAGCGGCGGATGTTCACATGCTCGGGAATGCTGACAGTGCTGAAGGCGATCTCCGCAGGACGGAGCAGCGTGATGGCACGACGCACGCCATCCGCGATGCGACGGGCGACGAATTTCTGGTAATCCGTGAGCTCCATGTCCGAGGTGTAAAAGCGCACGGGGCCACCAATGGCATTGGCGGCTGAGTGCGTGTGAGTGCCTGAAATGAGGACATTGGCAGCGGGGATGCCGGTTTCTTTTTCAACCAATTCACGCGCCGTTACGCAAAGACTGCGGTGCATGCCGAGGAGATCGCAGATGACAAGGGCGAGCTTGGTCTGGCCATCATCGAGCACAAGACAGCGGGCGTGAAGCTCATCGTGAATGTGGGTGCAGGGATAAGGGAGAAAGCCACCAACGACCTCGCTGCCAAGAGGTGGCGTGATATTGCTGGTGGCGGCACCGGCCATCAGGGATGCCTTGGCAGTGTCTGCGGCGTGAAGAGATGCAGCGGCGAATAGAGCAAGCAGGAGAGTGCGCATGGGAGCAATACAGAGATTCTGCGGAGATTTTGTCATGGCTTCCAATCTGGAGGAAGACTCAGAGACCAGACTTCGCTGGAGAGTGGCCGGGCGTGACCGCCTAGGATCCAGAGCTTGTCCTGGAAAACGAGAGCCGAGTGCTCGTGCCGCGACTTCCAGCAGGTCTTTGTCTCCAGGCGCTGCCAGTTTTTGCCATCGGTGCTGTGCCAGACGTCGCCATGATTATCCTTCTCCTTTGACCAGCCGCCGAGCACCCAGATGCGGCCGCGATAGACAGCGGCGCTAAACCACAAGCGCGGAGCCCAAGGAGCGGATGCGGTCTCGCAGGTCCAAGAAACGCCGTCGGCCGAGGACCAGACGTCGTTCTTTGAATGGTAGCTGGGGACGTAGTTGCCGCCGCCGAGGACGTAGATTTTGCCGTTCAGAACGACGGACTGATGGTAGGCGCGAGAGGACCATGCGGCGTGCGGTGTTTCGAGTTTCCACTCTTTGCCATCAGCGGAGGACCAGACGTCATTCTTGAGGCTGGCGTCAGTGCCAAAGTAGTAGTCCTCAATACCGCCGAGCAGCCACATCCTGCCGCGATGCTCGACGAGGCCGGAGGCGAGGCGCGGGGACCATGCGGCGTTTGGGGTGGCTTGATTCCAAGCAGTGCCATCCGTGGAGGTCCACACTTGGTTGCTGGCTGAATGACCTGGGAGGCGGCCTTTGTACCAGCCACCCATAATCCAGAGGCGATCCTGAAAGGTGAGGCTCATGGCGAGGTCGCTGTGGAGCCAGGGTGCGTTGTTATTGATGAGCTTCCACTCGCGGCCATTAGGAGAGGACCATACATCGCGTGGCGGGTCCTGGAAGGACTGAAACCAGCCGCCACCGATCCAGAGCTGATCTTTGAAGACCCACTCGGCCTGAGAATCGCGTGCCTGCCAGGGGGCAGTGGATTCGAGCGCCCAGTCTGGCTCTGCAGTGCTGGCGTTGAGACTCGTGATTACCAGCAGCAGCGAAAAGAGAATTTTCATCAGGCGGTCATGATCTGTGCTTCGATGTCCAGGCCGACACGCTGACTCCATGCGGCGATCATTTTTTTGAACCATGGGCCGGGTTTGCCATCGGCAATTGGCGTGCCGTTGATTCTGGTGCAAGGAGCCATGCAATAGGGAGTGGTGGTGAGCCAGGCCTCGTCCGCAGTGACCACGTCGTAGGGCTGGAAATCTTTTTCGATGAACTCCATGCCGATCTGAGGCGCGAGCTCCTTCAGCGTCTGCAGGCTGATGCCCCAGAGGATGTTGCGGGTGGTCGGGGAGATGATGGTGCGCCCTTTCACGATGACGAAATTGGACCCCGCGCATTCGGTGACGTTGCCATCGAGGTCGAGCAGCAGAGTGATGGCACGTGGATCGACCGCCTGGGACTGCTTGTCTGCCAGCCACCAATGCAGGCGGCTGCGGTTTTTCATCTTGGGCTCAAGACACTGCGGCGGGATATGCCGGATGGATGGCGTG
Proteins encoded in this region:
- a CDS encoding Kelch repeat-containing protein — encoded protein: MKILFSLLLVITSLNASTAEPDWALESTAPWQARDSQAEWVFKDQLWIGGGWFQSFQDPPRDVWSSPNGREWKLINNNAPWLHSDLAMSLTFQDRLWIMGGWYKGRLPGHSASNQVWTSTDGTAWNQATPNAAWSPRLASGLVEHRGRMWLLGGIEDYYFGTDASLKNDVWSSADGKEWKLETPHAAWSSRAYHQSVVLNGKIYVLGGGNYVPSYHSKNDVWSSADGVSWTCETASAPWAPRLWFSAAVYRGRIWVLGGWSKEKDNHGDVWHSTDGKNWQRLETKTCWKSRHEHSALVFQDKLWILGGHARPLSSEVWSLSLPPDWKP
- a CDS encoding aminotransferase class IV; protein product: MSEPLVYLNQGFVPASQAKLNIYDLGIVLGATLTEMTRTFHHQPFRAEDHVARLYRSLKYSGITVPLSSEKMLALTNELAEANCRLIGPHEDIGIVHFITPGENSLYAGSAGAAGSLAPTICIHSFPLRFSMWRHLFTDGAHVVTPSIRHIPPQCLEPKMKNRSRLHWWLADKQSQAVDPRAITLLLDLDGNVTECAGSNFVIVKGRTIISPTTRNILWGISLQTLKELAPQIGMEFIEKDFQPYDVVTADEAWLTTTPYCMAPCTRINGTPIADGKPGPWFKKMIAAWSQRVGLDIEAQIMTA